The genomic DNA CATATTCTGCATTTTATGGCCTAGCACTCAGACCTACGGAACCGAAGGTTAGAGGTTCGAATCCTCTCGGGTGTAATTATAAAGCCATAAACCACAAGGGTTTCTGGCTTTTTCTTTGAAACGACTCGGATGGCGGTGAAATCAATTTCACAAGATTTCACAAGTAGGTCTACATCATTAGCTGACTTCCGATCGCTTAATTCAGATTAATTGCGGCTTATTTGAACAAGGTTGCTTCATGGGATGGTTTACAAGAAAAAAAACTGTATGTAAGCATTGCCTTGGCTATATGCACATTTGCACGGCTAGATGGTACTGCCCCAACGGCTGCGGTGCCTCGGGTGAAATGGCGTACAGCCCTGATTCTGCTTTTCCAGTTGACGAGTACGCACGTTGGAATTGCCGATACTGTGGCATCGATTTCTTGTGGACAAGCAGTGTCGAGTATGGCAACGTCAGGATTTGTTGTAATTGTGAAGAGGGAAGGTTTCATCAACAATGGTGTGACGGATTGCGTGATACTTACCGAAACCGGTACGGCGATAACTCTTGAGTTTTTCTTTGGTCTTATTTCACTTCCCGTTATTTTTCAACGGAGAAAACTAAGACGCACTTAAACTTTGCATTCACAAGAATTGACCTACTGCGTCATCCACTCTTAGTTTTTGGGTAGAGCCGTTTCAGTTTGGTGCGGGCGTCGTCGATCTGGAACTGCCCGTCGACTCCGCGGGTAACCCAGCCGTTTCGGCTGGGTCGATGAAATCGACAAGATGCAGTCATCATGCGTGCCATTTTGTGATCAAACCAGACTTTGCAACTTGAGCACGCATGGCGGAATATCTTTGCGTTCCGCAACCCACCGAAGCGGTCGGGCCACCCTGCGATATGTTAAACTTGGAGAGTATGCACCCAATTGGGGCAGCCACGCGGAATGGTATGGAGACGATTTCAAGAACTTCGAGTGAAAGGTGCGTCACGACGCACCCTACTGCACTACTGGTTGACAGATATCGATTCATCAGTCGATAATGAAAAATGTGCTATACAGAATATCAAACTTTATTAGACAGAAGTCAATTCTGCCTATCAATTAGTTATTTGCCAAAGGAGTGCATGAATGGACCCACTGACAACAGTTGGCGCAGGCCTAACTGTACTTGGGTCTAAGGAACTGCTGACAAAGCTCCTTGGACCATCAGCTGATTACGTCGGTGGCGAAATCAAGAATCTCGTCGAGCGGTGCAATATCAACCTCGACAACGTCTTCAGAATCGCACTTCACAAACTAGGTTCGCGAGCAGATGAACCCGGCGTCGTCAATCCTCGCGTGCTCAAACGCGTATTCGACGAAGCTCGCTTGTGCGACGATCCCTTGATGGCGGAGTATCTTGGTGGCGTGCTCGCGTCATCTAAGGGTGACATCGCACGGGATGATCGCGGGACTTTCTACCTCAATGAAATCAACGCCTTATCAACCTATCAGCTGCGGACACACTATCTGATTTATGCCGTAATCGTCCGTTCGCAACGTCCATACGACCAAGACCTCAGCTATTGGTATCAACAGGACACTATTTCGGTGGCAATCCCCGAGTCGGGTTATCTTGCCGGCATGGAGTACTCAACTGATGAGCCAAGCGATGACATTTCGTTTCACTCATTTCTCGGTTTGGAAATGAAAGGCCTTTGCGAACGCGGAATTGAAGTAATCGAACCACAAAAGCAATCTGATTTCGATGTTCCCTTTCGTTTCTACTGGCCAACACGATATGGGTTCGAGCTCTTTTTGTGGGGGCTCGGCTTAGGTAACACTCGCGTTTCATCATACTTCGATCTTGAAACCGACATTGCACTTCCACACGAACCGCCCTTTACAACGCTTGCCATTGAACTTGGCCAGCGATACTTTCACTGATGCGCAGGTGGCCCAGCCGCTTCGGCTGGGGCGATGAAATCGACAAGATGCAGTCATCATGTGTGCCGTTTTGTGATTAAACCAGACTTTGCAACTTGAACACACACGGCGGAATATTTTTTACTCCACAATCCGATAGCAGGGTGGCCCGACCGAATTTGGCGGCTTGTCTTTACCCACATATTTATAAAGTCGTGCCGGGCCACCCTGCGTACAACGTGTCACAATCTACTCGGACATCTCGGCAAACATTTGTTCGGCAGCAGCGCGGATTTCATGGGACGTCATTTCACGTAGTTTAGTCGTTATTCCCCATTCGTGCCCGAAAGGATCACGAACGCGTGCAAAACGCTCGCCCCAGAACACATCTGTTGGTTCCATTAAAACCGTTGAGCCGTTCTTTTTCATCGTTTCCACCATTAAATCACAGTCATCAACGTACAGATGAATCGCCACGCTTGTAGCACCAAGTCGAGTTGGACTTGGTGTGCCACCATGCTCCGGGAGCTCTTCACTGATAAAGAATCGGGAGGCCCCTACTCGAAATTCACAGTGCATGACTCGCCCATCTGGCATGTTTAGCAATAAGTACGGAGTTACGCCAAAAACATCTGAATAAAACGTGACAGCTCTCGTGGCGTCGGTGATGGAGAGATAAGGGACAAACTCGCACTTTTGTAATGAAGGCATATCGCTGTTGACAATCGGGTTATCAGATGTGAGGTTGGTGTGACACGAAAAAATAAATAGACAGACATCGCTTTCCGTCCATTAGTGTTTGACATTTAGTATAATACATGCTGATCGATTATTTATCGATGGGTCAACGCGGCTGGGGCGATAAAATCGAGAAGATGCATTCATCGTGTGTGCCATTTTGTGATCAACGCAGACTTATTAACTTAAAACCTGCATGGTGCCTCGCCTAATTGCTCCGCAACCCGAACGACTCTGCCTGGTCCCCCTGCGATTACTCCTGGCTGCTTAAGGATTTTCGCGTAATGCGGACGAGATGCGGATCATTGTGTGGCCGAGTTCGGAGATGCGTTGTTCGACGCCTTCATCGGAAATGCGAGTTTCGTCAAAATCATTGCCTGTGGCATAAACGAATTTCGGCAATATCAAACAGCGAAAATCGAGCATCAGGCTGTTGGCCAGTCCCATGATAGACATGTAGCTTCCGGTGCCTCCAGCCGCACAGAGAAAGCCGATGACTTTCTCCTGCCAGTTCTGGCCTGTCAATTCGATCAGGTTTTTGAGAGCCGCATTTACGCCGTAATTGTAAATCGGACAGGCGATCAGAATCCCCTCGGCTTCGATGATTTTCTTCGACAATGTCGCCACATGCGGATCGGCGTACGCACCCTCGGCATCGCAAAAAGGGAGAGGGAAATCGCGCAGGTTGATCAGTTCGACCTCCCGTCCCAATGAATGCAGACTCCGCTCTGCGGCTTCTGCCAGGAGTCGGCTTTTACTGGTCGATTTTAAACTGCAGGCGATAACGAGATACATGAGGAATCCGGAATGTTTGGAAAGCGGAAGTTGGAAAGCGGAAAGCCGGTGGCATGACCAGCATTCCTGATTGATTTTATGCAGTTAAGAGAGTGGTCTCAAGTTAGGCATTTGTCTATCTCCCGGGAAGGACTGTCAATGAGCGCACCAGATCGGCTTAAGTTGAACAGGAATGAACGGTTTGAACTGCGATGTGGATTGAATTGATGGTGATGACGATTGAACAGGCGGGTGAGTTTTTGGCGAATCATGGGTTGGCCATTTTTCTGGTGGTCGGTGCATTTCTGGTGATGGTTTACGGGTTGTGGAAGCCGCCATCTTGGATTCATGGGCCGTTTGAATCGTGGATCTCGAAAAAGCTGGAAGCCATCGAACGAGAAGCGCGGGCTCAGGAAATGATTGCCAATTCGACGAAAGCCATTTCCCAGACTGCAGAAGAAATCCGTGAGGCGATCCGTGCACAGGATCGGGATCTGGAAGAAATTTGTCTGAGTAGCCGAAAGTCGTCGGCCTGGTTTGATGCGTGGGGAGAGATCGCCAAGGAGATGTTTCAACGACACATCAACTGAAGAATTGTGCGATGGGTGGCTGGGGTCGCAGCGCAGCCCCCAGATGTTTAAGCGTGGTCATGTGTAATCGCCACGCCCATCACTACGTTCTGGGCGTGCCACCAGATTGAGTAAGAGTGAGAGTTGAATTTTTAAGAAAAGGAGAAAAGAGATGATGTTTGCCAAAGGTGAGTCGAGAGCGTTTGAACTCGACAAAGCGGATTTGTGGAACCTGCTGGTGACGGCTGGATTGTCGGCAGTGGTTGTGTTTGTCGGAAATCTTTCGGAATTGCTGCCGAGTCTCGACACGGATAACGGAGCGATTTCCTTGATACTGACCGGCATCATTGGCCCGGCTCTGGTGACCTTCAAAGATTGGCTGACTGACTATGCCGAGCGTTATTAAGTTATTTGGTTGTTACGGATTCGGTGGCATATGCGTGCTGTTCGGAATCTGTTTTGAGCGAGCAGGATGGCATTGGCTGACTGTTTCTTATGGACTGCTGTCGATCTTGCTGCCATTGGTCTGTTGGCTAAGTACTACGCTGATCAGCCTGTTGAGTTCGCAGTGGAAAACTCTGCTCGATCAATTAATTGCACAACATCTTCAGAACCAGAATTGGGAGGGGCATCAATGAAATTGATTGGAATTGGCTTGCTGGTTTTGGTCCTGGGATGCCTGCCAGCAGGTAATGGGCATCACGCAGATGGAGATCATCAAGATGATCCGAACACATCTGCAGAGACGGCTATCGAACGTGTGCTGAAAAACTATGACGAAGGATTGAAAGCGTTGTTCCTGGAAGTGGCTGACAAATTGGAAACGGGTGAACTGTCGACCGAGATGGAAACCAATCTTTTTCTACAGCAACAGTCGAAAGCCATTCGGGAACACGCTTTCATAATTTTGAATCGCGATGCGGCTGAGATCGGAGGAGAGAAGTGGAGTCCGCAGGTGGCGGCTGAGTATTGGCGGAAACAGGGTTTGAGTGGTCAGTGATGAGAGGCAAATTAGGTTAGTGGTTAGAGATTAGGGGTGAGAGTTTTAATGATAGCTCGAAGCCCTCTGGTCACTAGCCTCTGGACAGACAGTATGTCGTAGGAAACGAAAAGGAAAACAGAGAGTGACAGAATCAATTGAACGAGCAAAAGGTTGGCGGAATGATCTTGAAGATCAGACGTTTTTGTACGGGGCGGCTGTGAAGTTTTCGTATTTGAAAGCGGCGGAGTTGCCGGAAAAGGTGGATCCGCGAGGGAAGATTGAGGTGAAAGATCAGGGGCAGGTAGGAGCTTGTTCCGGTTTCTCCCGGTCCTATTGTATGGAGGCTTTGTCCAATGGAATTGGTGGGCAGGGAATTTCGTTCTCGCCGATGTTCAGCTATCTGACCGGACAGAAGGCTGACAATCTCCTGGGAAGCGATACAGGAGCGACGATCAGCGGCGGTATCAAGGCTTCCCGACAATATGGGAATTGTCCAGATCATCTGTTTCCTTTTCCCGGACGATATGTCTCCACGATTCCCGAGGCTTGCTGGGAGGCTGCTGAGCAGCACCAGTTGTTAGCGCATACGCCTGTGAACTCCGCTGAAGAATGTCGACTGGCGATTGGATCTGGATATCCGATTTATTTGGGAATCCTGTGGGATCAGTCGATGGATAAGCCTGTGTTGGATACGTATCGCGTACAGAATAACGGAGGCGGGCATGCGATTTGTCTTCTGGGTTATGAGGGAGATTACTTCTACATGCTCAATAGCTGGTCTGATCGATGGGGTAATCGCGGCTGGGCGAAATGGCATGCCCGTGCGGTCGATTCGATGATTCGTTCACGGTATTCAGAGTTCTTTGCCGTCTCTGAGATTGAGCAACCGGAACCTCGTTCCTGGAAGTATGACACCATGCAAATACTGGGTTAAACACGATTCGACATTCCTGTCAGAATTGCCAGAATGGAGATGAAATGTCATGCTCAGATGTGTGAACAGCTTTTAATACTGAATGGCAGAGCTTGAGTATCATCAGGCGAAGGAGTCATCGTGACAAGAATCAACTTTAGACGGACGACCTTTTGTATCCTGACATCTCTAATGGTTGCATCATCCGCTGCATGGATGCAGGCTGCAGAGAAACCGAATGTCTTGTTCATTGCGGTTGATGATTTGCGAGTTGAGTTGGGATGTTATGGCGATACTGTCGTGAAATCCCCCAATATCGACAAGCTGGCCAGTCGGGGGCTTTTGTTTGAACAGGCTTATTGTCAGCAGGCGGTTTGCAATCCGTCTCGCGCTTCAATGTTGACTGGGTTGGGACTTGACACCTTGCAGATTCACGATTTGCCAACTCATTTTCGGGAACGGGTTCCCGATGTAGTGACGTTGCCGCAACATTTTATGCAATCGGGTTATGAAACACGGGATGTTGGCAAGATATTCCATAACTGGATTCAGGTTGAATACAAAGGAGATGCTGCTTCCTGGTCTGTGCCAGCTGTGATGCATTTTAATTCACATGGCAATGACAAGCCGCTCGTTGAAGGGAAGTTGCCCAGGAATCTATCCGAGGTGCCCCGAACAGAAATGATGGATGTCCCGGATGAAGCTTACTTTGATGGCCGCATCGCTCAATTAGCGGTCGAGGCAATGAACGAGGTGAAGGACGAACCGTTTTTTCTGGCGGTTGGATTCTGGAAACCTCATGCGCCGTTCAATCCGCCGAAGAAATACTGGGATCTTTATGAACGGAGTGAGATTGAACTGGCGATGAATCGAGATCAACCGACAAACGTGCCAGGTATTGCCATGCACGATGGTCGGGAAATTCTCAGAGGCTTCAAAGATCGTCCCGACGGGCGACCGACTCTGGAAGAGGAGCGAGCCTTGCGGCATGGATATTATGCGGCGACCAGTTTTGTCGATGCACAAATTGGAAAAGTGCTCGATGAATTGGATCGTCTCAAATTGCGGGAGAGTACACTTGTCGTATTCTGGTCCGATCACGGATTTCATCTGGGCGAGAAAACACTCTGGGCGAAGACATCCAATTTCGAACTCGATGCCCGTGTTCCGATGATTATTTCTCTTCCTGGACAAACCGAGGCAATGCGAACGTCAGCGATTGTCGAGTTGCTGGATGTCTACCCGACACTTGTCGATCTGTGCGGACTCGAACAACCTGCCAGCGGCCTGGAAGGTGTGAGTTTACGACCTTTATTTGAGGATCCTGCAGGAAGCGTTCAAGCTGCCGCTTTGACGCAGCATTGTCGACCGGCTTATCCGAAACCGGGTGAAGCCCCAGAGGCGATGGGATATTCGATTCGGACTCCTCGCTTCCGTTATACCGAATGGCGAGACTATGAAGATGGTTCCGTGATCGCGACTGAGTTGTACGATCACGAGAATGATCCACAGGAAATGAAGAATGTCATTGGCTCGAAACTAGGGAAACGGGAGCAACCGAAATTGCGGGCTTTACTTGATCAAACCAGATCGCGTCAATAAGAGAAACCATGCAATAAATGCAGTGTTGACTGCATACCGATAGCAGAGTCGGCCAGGACGCCACCGGTTTGCTCATGATTCCTTCGATTTATTGAATTGTTGAATCCGGTATTATTTCCAATGGAGCAGGGCGACCAAAGTAGTATCCCTGGAAGAGTTGAAAGCCCATTTCCCGGCAGACTTCGCTGTCTTCGCCATTATCAATACCTTCAGCGAGTGTAATGATATTGTTCTCATGACAGACGTTAACAAGAGATTGCACCATTGCTCGGTGTTGTGTGGATGCTGTTGCAAGTCCGTCGACAATTGTGCGATCGAATTTGACGATATTTGGTGGAACTTCTGTCAATTCTTTTAGTCGAGACTGCCCCGCTCCGAAATCATCGTAGGCGATTTCGATGTCTAAATCCTTCAATCGTGCCTGAAACTCTCGGATTGTTGCCAAGTCGGGAACAGCTGCTTCATGGATTTCGAGAACGATGCTCCAATCCCCAACCCATGAGCGTAAATTCGACAGTGAGTTAATCAATTTCTGCCCGAGTTGTTCATTCGGATGAGTATTCAGAAAGAGCCGTTTGGCGGGATGTTGTGGCGCAATTGCCATCGCTGCTTTGTAACGAGCGGCATCACTTAATCGTTCTGCGAGCCCGAGTCGAGAAGCGATTTCGAACAACATGATTGGCGATTCGAAGCCAGCAATATGGCATCTCAACAAAGCTTCGACGCCGTATAACGAATCCCCTACAGCAGTGACAATCGGCTGGAAGACCATGCGGAATTGCTGCTCCTGGACGACCTGATTCATCTTCGAGATCTGCCAACCAGTTTCAGGTTCATCAAAGACAATCGTCTGGTCGTTACGTTGCTCCTGATGGCGTCCCAGTTGGAATTCCATATCGGCAAATTGCAGATAATCGCTCGCAGCCAATGGGGTATCGACAATGATGCGATTCCCGTTGACGAACGTTCCATTCGTGCTGTTCATATCGCGGACAAAGATTTTATCGCCGACGGTGATCAGTTGTGCGTGCTGTCCCGAGACTTTCTGGGAGCCAATACTGCAATCGTTGGTGTTACGTCGACCAATCGTGAAAGGAGAACGCGTAATTGCGACGCGGGATGTGCTGGCATCCGGCTGAAAACAGCCTTCAAGAAACCAGTCCACGTGCGACTCGTGACTCCCTGATTTTATACCATTCTTTTCCATAATGTCGTTGATAATCATGACTTTTACCTTCTCAGGATTGCTTCAGGTGTTTGTCGGAAACGTACTTCGTATTCACGAAGAGAGCCAACGCAGTGTTTAATTGTCTAAATTTTGATTCGAGGAAATGTTCGCTCTTCCATTCACTACGATTTGAGCCGAAAGACTCGATCGGATTGTCCGCCTGATTTTTCCGGAAAGACGTTCATCTTCTTCAATCCCTGTGTCACTTCGATATCCTGTGCCAGCGATGAAGAGAGCAGTAATCCATCGGCGACTACTCGTTCGAGCATTTGATTCGCAGTGGTGACGGAGCGTCCGAAATAATCCATTTGACCATTCATGGTCGTCGTCATGGTGGTGCCTCGATGTAAAGTGACGCCGAGTGCCATCTTGAATTCTCTGGTCTGTTGTTCTTTCAGCAGGGTATGAGTCAACTCCAGTGCATCATTCGTTTCTGGGAACGCGGCTAGAATACGATCTTCCGCTTGCTTGATGACCTGTCCGCGACAGGCAACAACTGACTGACACAACTTTTCAAATTTCTGCGACAACATCCGAAATGCACCAGATTCACTGGAAGCTTCGAACAAGGCTTCGAGATCAGTGATGCGAATCCCGAGTAATGTACAGGTTGTGTAATCGGTCAGTTGTTCTCGGGAAAGAACTTCATCTGGGAACAGTTCTCGGAACATCGCAATTCGGCTTGCATCGGCTGCAGTCAGAACATTCTGATTGAGAACGGTTCTTTCCAGTCGAACCAGCAATGGTATTTCATATCCGTTTTCGAGTGTGAAAAGTTGACGACCAGCCTGGAGTCTTGTTTTGCAGCGAGTGTCAAACTTTTGAGAGAGTTTCAGTGAAGTTCGGATCGCCCCCTGATTCGATTCGGCAATAAATTGTGCGGTGTACGGAAGTTGTGGTCCTCGCAATGTGTAAGTGCCGGCGTCCAATGCGAGATCGAATTCGAGTTTTTCACCCGGAGACATCCGCGCCTGAGCGACGACATGCGGAGCATGTTCGGGACCGCCAATGCAATAAGTCTTCAAATCGGCTTTGCGGATTTCCGGATGAACTCGGAAAAAAAGCTCGATTGCGTTCTGAAAGTCGGTTTCAAATTCCAGGTCACAGGCTTCGCAGTAAGAGTGTTTGTCGATGTCAGCGATGGTGTCTTTAATGTCCGATGAGATTCGGCATGTCGGGCAAAGGATATCCCAGTGCAATTCGAGCAGACCAACTGTGCACGCCTGCAGGCAGGTTTCGGAAAACATCTGTTTGTCCAATCCCCACTTTTCTGCAATCGCATACGGGCGAATTCGTGCGAGTTCCTGAGCAGGAGAATCTGTCAGATGCCGGATTAAATAATCAAGAGATTCCTGGTCCACTTGTGTTGAATCCAGTCGTTCAACGCGAGACTGTATCCGCTGCTGGATTGATCTGGTGAGCTTGGCGGGAGACTCAAAAGGATCTTCCAGGTTGACCTGTTTTGATTTCTTCGCGATGACAGAATCAATCCGCTTGTAAACCTGATCGAGGTTTTTGCGGCCTTTGACGTTGACTTCAAGGTGAGCCAGGAAGCGTCCCAACATGCCTCGCGTGGCTACGCGGACTCGATGCAGTAATTTTGTGCCACCATCCGATAAGGGCTGTAGTTCGACAATGCTGGCAAACCAGTGAAATGGGCCATTCTTGAATTCGCGAAGAACTCCTA from Rubinisphaera italica includes the following:
- a CDS encoding sulfatase, with translation MVASSAAWMQAAEKPNVLFIAVDDLRVELGCYGDTVVKSPNIDKLASRGLLFEQAYCQQAVCNPSRASMLTGLGLDTLQIHDLPTHFRERVPDVVTLPQHFMQSGYETRDVGKIFHNWIQVEYKGDAASWSVPAVMHFNSHGNDKPLVEGKLPRNLSEVPRTEMMDVPDEAYFDGRIAQLAVEAMNEVKDEPFFLAVGFWKPHAPFNPPKKYWDLYERSEIELAMNRDQPTNVPGIAMHDGREILRGFKDRPDGRPTLEEERALRHGYYAATSFVDAQIGKVLDELDRLKLRESTLVVFWSDHGFHLGEKTLWAKTSNFELDARVPMIISLPGQTEAMRTSAIVELLDVYPTLVDLCGLEQPASGLEGVSLRPLFEDPAGSVQAAALTQHCRPAYPKPGEAPEAMGYSIRTPRFRYTEWRDYEDGSVIATELYDHENDPQEMKNVIGSKLGKREQPKLRALLDQTRSRQ
- a CDS encoding VOC family protein, encoding MPSLQKCEFVPYLSITDATRAVTFYSDVFGVTPYLLLNMPDGRVMHCEFRVGASRFFISEELPEHGGTPSPTRLGATSVAIHLYVDDCDLMVETMKKNGSTVLMEPTDVFWGERFARVRDPFGHEWGITTKLREMTSHEIRAAAEQMFAEMSE
- a CDS encoding NADPH-dependent FMN reductase → MYLVIACSLKSTSKSRLLAEAAERSLHSLGREVELINLRDFPLPFCDAEGAYADPHVATLSKKIIEAEGILIACPIYNYGVNAALKNLIELTGQNWQEKVIGFLCAAGGTGSYMSIMGLANSLMLDFRCLILPKFVYATGNDFDETRISDEGVEQRISELGHTMIRISSALRENP
- a CDS encoding protein kinase domain-containing protein, with amino-acid sequence MTVTNLDHTNASSHFVKNGVDEIDNCEVTGQIETDPRISHGMAPVSRNAQQLQQIGTYRIIKKLGAGGMGAVYLGIDERDNSKVAIKVLTQDAEPDLDAVRRFEKEAKLLGEVNHPHVSNLRDAGEWNGVFYLVMDYVNGIDLKVLLAVERKLSEYLALGIIRDICDALAEAHSRGIVHRDIKPANVMLVVEEVPGQEAVHTLSELIRGGHHPMVKLTDFGLARHVDQSESMAMTKTGAMLGTPYYLSPEQCSGQYKISPATDIYALGITLFQILAGRPPFQAPDPVKLITMHSFEEAPDIRKHNPEVSDGVAALIERCLQKTPDQRFADGAHLRDEIDRLLRGETNDVAIHPIVPEVKSQITEAVWEWDLKSTPQELWPHVSNTERINQAIGLPSVDYQTERDENGQLRRFGSFKLGFSKLTWEEHPFEWVEGKRLGVLREFKNGPFHWFASIVELQPLSDGGTKLLHRVRVATRGMLGRFLAHLEVNVKGRKNLDQVYKRIDSVIAKKSKQVNLEDPFESPAKLTRSIQQRIQSRVERLDSTQVDQESLDYLIRHLTDSPAQELARIRPYAIAEKWGLDKQMFSETCLQACTVGLLELHWDILCPTCRISSDIKDTIADIDKHSYCEACDLEFETDFQNAIELFFRVHPEIRKADLKTYCIGGPEHAPHVVAQARMSPGEKLEFDLALDAGTYTLRGPQLPYTAQFIAESNQGAIRTSLKLSQKFDTRCKTRLQAGRQLFTLENGYEIPLLVRLERTVLNQNVLTAADASRIAMFRELFPDEVLSREQLTDYTTCTLLGIRITDLEALFEASSESGAFRMLSQKFEKLCQSVVACRGQVIKQAEDRILAAFPETNDALELTHTLLKEQQTREFKMALGVTLHRGTTMTTTMNGQMDYFGRSVTTANQMLERVVADGLLLSSSLAQDIEVTQGLKKMNVFPEKSGGQSDRVFRLKS
- a CDS encoding C1 family peptidase, with amino-acid sequence MTESIERAKGWRNDLEDQTFLYGAAVKFSYLKAAELPEKVDPRGKIEVKDQGQVGACSGFSRSYCMEALSNGIGGQGISFSPMFSYLTGQKADNLLGSDTGATISGGIKASRQYGNCPDHLFPFPGRYVSTIPEACWEAAEQHQLLAHTPVNSAEECRLAIGSGYPIYLGILWDQSMDKPVLDTYRVQNNGGGHAICLLGYEGDYFYMLNSWSDRWGNRGWAKWHARAVDSMIRSRYSEFFAVSEIEQPEPRSWKYDTMQILG
- a CDS encoding EAL domain-containing protein, translated to MIINDIMEKNGIKSGSHESHVDWFLEGCFQPDASTSRVAITRSPFTIGRRNTNDCSIGSQKVSGQHAQLITVGDKIFVRDMNSTNGTFVNGNRIIVDTPLAASDYLQFADMEFQLGRHQEQRNDQTIVFDEPETGWQISKMNQVVQEQQFRMVFQPIVTAVGDSLYGVEALLRCHIAGFESPIMLFEIASRLGLAERLSDAARYKAAMAIAPQHPAKRLFLNTHPNEQLGQKLINSLSNLRSWVGDWSIVLEIHEAAVPDLATIREFQARLKDLDIEIAYDDFGAGQSRLKELTEVPPNIVKFDRTIVDGLATASTQHRAMVQSLVNVCHENNIITLAEGIDNGEDSEVCREMGFQLFQGYYFGRPAPLEIIPDSTIQ